A genomic stretch from Aedes albopictus strain Foshan chromosome 2, AalbF5, whole genome shotgun sequence includes:
- the LOC109428737 gene encoding ninjurin-A-like: MDSSKSVKQQIMELAGEKLLEKLKEFKDSKQKASRDSSEQRLVDEVGRTELVSEASTSANTKSDSKELVRYHSVVELDTFEDEFDSCANSTENIHSSVQEQEKARLLDSTKNWLQPTPASKPPTTLPDNSIPICAPKPESPNSELSNFVQKKSIAQGMMDLALVSANTNQLRYVMDIGTRHPYFYTSIALIVTSLAMQLVVGLALIYNSRFNIRKKNEMRSADRINDLSVIGVFLITLVNVFISTFNGSNAGIYTSDTIPMSDENVTTVAPDVASAINVSVDGS; this comes from the exons ATGGATAGTTCGAAATCAGTTAAGCAGCAAATAATGGAGCTCGCAGGGGAAAAACTGTTGGAGAAACTTAAGGAGTTCAAGGACAGCAAGCAGAAAGCATCCAGAGATTCCAGTGAACAGCGGCTAGTTGATGAAGTGGGACGAACCGAATTGGTCAGTGAAGCATCAACCAGTGCGAACACGAAATCAGACTCAAAGGAATTGGTTCGGTACCATTCGGTGGTTGAGTTGGATACGTTTGAAGATGAGTTCGATAGTTGTGCGAATTCCACAGAAAATATTCATTCGAGTGTTCAGGAACAAGAAAAAGCAAGATTGTTGGACAGCACTAAAAATTGGCTACAACCCACG CCTGCATCAAAACCTCCTACAACATTACCGG ATAACTCCATCCCAATTTGCGCTCCTAAACCAGAAAGCCCAAATTCA GAACTTTCAAACTTTGTCCAGAAGAAGTCAATTGCCCAAGGGATGATGGATCTGGCTCTGGTCTCCGCCAACACTAATCAGCTACGGTACGTGATGGACATCGGCACCAGACATCCATATTTCTACACTAGTATTGCGTTGATCGTGACCAGCTTGGCGATGCAGCTAGTTGTGGGTCTCGCGTTGATATACAACAGTAG GTTCAACATTCGGAAAAAGAACGAAATGCGCTCGGCCGATCGGATTAACGATTTATCCGTCATCGGGGTGTTCTTGATCACGCTCGTCAATGTGTTCATTTCGACGTTCAACGGATCAAACGCAGGCATTTACACAAGTGATACGATACCCATGTCAGACGAAAACGTGACCACCGTTGCTCCGGATGTAGCCAGCGCCATCAATGTCAGTGTGGATGGGAGCTGA